The following are encoded in a window of Methanobrevibacter ruminantium M1 genomic DNA:
- the rnp3 gene encoding ribonuclease P protein component 3: MKFHDLNIRGTDYNNDLALIKEAYKFGWDYLNLNYSQDHYKEALSYKDDLLEEISLFEWKDSYRNKYNSQSIEISMGINIQNANSNEIRKIVNKYRNNCSYMSALGGDLKVNRSVCENHRMDVLSRPYYKRRDSGMNHVLAKEAARNNVAIELCFRDVLKNSLKFRANIISSFKEIMMFHRKYNFPIILTTDSKSIYDIRSTKDIVGFFKSIGFSDKEIYNGFYYYPREIIDFNRQRKNMVIKGVKVIEGASDFTEIDSKTPKFEESECFDEAISQKEDDFFDCDESEDDFSDYDEEDEVFVGESEDEFTDVEFESLEKEDLL; this comes from the coding sequence ATGAAATTCCATGACTTGAACATAAGAGGAACAGACTACAATAACGATTTGGCTCTAATCAAAGAGGCCTATAAGTTCGGATGGGATTATCTTAATTTAAATTATTCCCAAGACCATTATAAGGAAGCCTTATCCTATAAGGATGATTTGCTTGAGGAAATATCTCTTTTTGAATGGAAAGACAGCTATAGAAACAAATACAACAGCCAGTCCATAGAGATTTCCATGGGAATCAACATTCAGAATGCCAATTCAAATGAGATAAGAAAGATTGTAAACAAATATAGGAACAATTGCTCTTATATGAGTGCTTTAGGCGGGGACTTAAAGGTAAACCGTAGCGTATGTGAAAACCATAGGATGGATGTATTGTCCCGCCCATATTATAAAAGAAGGGATTCCGGCATGAATCATGTATTGGCTAAGGAAGCAGCCCGAAACAATGTGGCTATCGAATTATGCTTCCGTGACGTATTAAAGAACAGCCTGAAGTTTAGGGCTAATATAATCAGCAGCTTTAAGGAAATAATGATGTTTCATAGGAAATATAATTTTCCTATCATTCTGACAACTGATTCCAAATCAATCTATGACATTCGCTCAACAAAGGATATAGTCGGCTTCTTTAAGTCAATAGGATTTTCAGACAAAGAGATTTATAATGGATTCTATTACTATCCAAGGGAGATAATTGACTTTAACCGCCAAAGAAAGAACATGGTTATTAAGGGAGTTAAAGTGATTGAAGGAGCAAGTGATTTTACTGAAATTGATTCAAAAACTCCTAAATTTGAAGAGTCTGAATGTTTTGATGAAGCAATATCTCAAAAAGAAGATGATTTCTTTGATTGTGATGAATCTGAAGATGATTTCTCCGATTATGATGAAGAAGATGAAGTTTTTGTTGGGGAATCTGAAGATGAATTTACTGATGTTGAGTTCGAATCTCTTGAAAAGGAGGATTTATTATGA
- a CDS encoding MSCRAMM family protein, whose translation MNFMKTNLKKTTIILALLMAILILSIGAISANDLTSADSNVDMNNDLNTNLDSNDIIANSNSNSIDAEIDEANYSNQRADAKEKLKESNSLIENENTEGNTQIEDENSSPSNKTDTSISIETNSIERGSDLTIYLKDINGTGIANEKLSIQIINKTYTRTTDSKGSALFKINLASGKYPIAISYNGSEDYESSSDDFNISVSPMKTKINMLSNSIVNGRKLTIELLDKNNNPLKYKKISIILNKKLYNLTTGKDGKVSLNINLNPGKFPIQITFSGDANYHTVSKSSAIDVYKLKSSFTVPKTSIIKGKYLYVYLKDSEGKAIPSAKVAFKINGVSSTKTTDKNGRISQKIGLKVGNYTVQLNYNGDKSHLKKVQSFKIRSCNSKTKFTVANYTVVRGKYLSVYLKDSENANLANKKVTFTYLKKSYTKTTDSNGKASLKMTEAGTTTVNLQFKGTGPYLKSSANVKIKVLKNTTADIIAKNQTRHLNGSSTIRYYVKLTDNNGNPIENETIELKVRCNNITTGSGNKITKKTIVLSSDNIINKSEDKKLLNEMAKILRAKGYKVIVSGIGPNYHVSDVRDYSNVCVFSLVGGVDSGMFVDMSHSYYKNYLKKYKNQFVLGCVAPPVYLNLGNMTWLKRAHDDDYSPKSFKGLYYPGKYFNTVTKLDYVYGDGAEELVNNFLNYAKKGKSIDLGQSVPKTTTTYKLTTDKNGNAYVDLQVGTYTISSSILGNNYKVDTQTSKVNVIK comes from the coding sequence ATGAACTTTATGAAAACAAATCTTAAAAAAACAACAATCATATTGGCACTGCTGATGGCCATTTTAATTTTATCGATTGGAGCCATCTCTGCAAATGATTTAACATCAGCAGATTCAAATGTAGATATGAATAATGATTTAAACACAAATTTGGATAGCAATGATATAATCGCCAATTCAAACAGCAATTCAATTGATGCTGAAATTGATGAAGCAAACTATTCAAATCAAAGAGCAGATGCCAAGGAAAAGTTAAAGGAAAGCAATTCATTAATAGAAAACGAAAATACTGAAGGCAATACACAAATAGAAGATGAAAATTCAAGCCCTTCAAATAAAACAGATACATCAATATCAATTGAAACAAACAGCATAGAAAGGGGATCCGATTTAACAATCTATCTAAAGGACATAAATGGAACTGGAATAGCAAATGAAAAGCTATCAATCCAAATAATAAACAAGACCTACACAAGAACAACAGATTCAAAGGGCTCTGCCCTTTTTAAAATAAATCTTGCATCTGGAAAATATCCTATAGCAATATCCTACAATGGCAGCGAAGATTATGAATCATCATCAGATGACTTCAACATAAGCGTTTCCCCTATGAAAACAAAGATCAATATGCTCAGCAATTCCATTGTAAACGGAAGGAAACTAACTATAGAATTGTTGGATAAGAACAACAATCCATTAAAATACAAAAAGATCTCCATTATCCTAAATAAAAAGCTATATAATCTCACCACAGGCAAAGATGGAAAGGTTAGCTTAAACATTAATCTGAATCCTGGAAAATTTCCTATCCAAATAACTTTCAGTGGAGATGCAAACTATCATACAGTATCTAAAAGCTCTGCGATTGATGTATATAAATTAAAAAGCAGCTTTACAGTTCCAAAAACATCAATCATAAAAGGAAAATACTTATATGTCTATTTAAAAGATAGCGAAGGCAAAGCAATCCCATCCGCAAAGGTTGCCTTCAAGATCAATGGAGTAAGCTCCACAAAAACAACAGACAAGAACGGAAGAATCAGCCAAAAGATAGGCCTTAAGGTAGGAAACTATACCGTCCAGCTCAACTATAATGGAGACAAGTCCCATTTGAAAAAAGTCCAAAGCTTTAAGATTCGCTCTTGCAACTCCAAAACAAAATTCACTGTAGCTAATTATACAGTGGTGAGAGGAAAATACCTAAGCGTCTATCTGAAGGATTCAGAAAACGCCAATCTTGCAAATAAGAAAGTGACCTTCACATATCTTAAAAAATCATATACAAAGACAACAGACAGCAATGGAAAAGCCAGCCTAAAGATGACAGAGGCAGGAACAACTACCGTCAATCTTCAATTCAAGGGAACAGGCCCATATCTAAAGTCAAGCGCAAATGTCAAAATCAAGGTACTAAAAAACACAACAGCAGATATCATTGCAAAAAACCAGACAAGACACTTGAACGGCAGTTCCACAATAAGGTATTATGTAAAGCTTACTGACAATAACGGAAATCCAATAGAAAATGAAACAATAGAGCTTAAGGTCAGATGCAATAACATAACAACAGGAAGCGGAAACAAGATTACTAAAAAGACCATCGTATTAAGCTCAGATAACATAATTAACAAGAGCGAAGACAAGAAGCTCCTAAACGAGATGGCAAAGATCCTCAGGGCAAAAGGATATAAGGTAATCGTTTCCGGAATCGGACCTAACTATCATGTAAGCGATGTAAGGGACTATTCCAATGTCTGCGTATTCAGCCTTGTAGGAGGAGTCGACAGCGGAATGTTTGTTGACATGTCACACAGCTACTATAAGAACTACCTTAAAAAATACAAGAACCAGTTCGTATTGGGATGTGTAGCCCCTCCGGTATATCTTAATTTAGGTAATATGACCTGGCTTAAAAGGGCTCATGATGATGACTACAGTCCGAAAAGCTTTAAAGGACTTTATTATCCAGGAAAGTACTTCAATACAGTGACTAAACTGGATTATGTCTATGGTGATGGTGCTGAAGAGCTTGTCAATAATTTCTTAAACTATGCAAAAAAAGGTAAAAGCATAGACCTTGGACAGTCAGTACCTAAGACAACTACAACTTATAAGCTCACTACAGACAAGAATGGAAATGCTTATGTCGATTTGCAAGTAGGCACTTATACCATTTCCTCATCTATATTAGGCAATAATTATAAGGTTGACACCCAAACAAGCAAGGTAAATGTGATTAAGTAG
- a CDS encoding Rpp14/Pop5 family protein has protein sequence MKLKVLPPTLRKNHHYLILDVKSEVKLSKDDIVHYIWDACIRYWGENHSSNFNLWVMRHYPIEETIYNNEPVFNYKTVLRCQRSYEDDVRSALATLNRYNKKKISINTIGISGTVKSGINKFIDE, from the coding sequence ATGAAGCTTAAGGTCCTGCCTCCCACCCTTCGTAAGAATCACCATTATCTTATTCTGGATGTAAAGTCTGAAGTAAAACTTTCCAAAGATGATATAGTTCACTATATATGGGACGCTTGCATTAGATATTGGGGAGAGAACCATTCAAGTAACTTCAATCTATGGGTCATGAGACACTATCCTATTGAAGAAACTATCTATAATAATGAGCCTGTATTCAATTATAAGACAGTCTTAAGATGTCAAAGATCTTATGAAGATGATGTTCGCTCTGCACTTGCCACTTTAAACAGATATAATAAGAAAAAGATATCCATAAATACGATTGGAATATCTGGAACTGTTAAGTCTGGCATTAATAAGTTCATTGACGAATAA